One region of Pseudomonadota bacterium genomic DNA includes:
- a CDS encoding uroporphyrinogen decarboxylase has translation IGHDRAVQGNLDPAILFAPEAVIREQVADVMRRAEGRPGHIFNVGHGIMPGTPLESVDIVLDAVRSYRQP, from the coding sequence CATCGGGCATGATCGCGCCGTGCAGGGCAATCTCGACCCTGCCATCCTGTTCGCTCCGGAAGCGGTCATCCGCGAGCAGGTCGCAGACGTGATGCGTCGCGCGGAAGGGCGCCCGGGGCACATCTTCAATGTGGGCCACGGCATCATGCCCGGCACTCCGCTCGAGTCGGTGGACATCGTGCTCGACGCGGTGCGCAGCTACCGCCAGCCCTGA